The Geothrix sp. DNA segment CCCGGGGATGGCGACGCCGCCGAGCAGCCACTGGTAGGAGAGTGTTCCGGTGCCAGTGGCCACCACGGTGAAGGTGGCCGTCTGGCCCACCAGGACCCACTGGCTCGCGGGCTGGGTGGTGATGGCAAGGGTGACCGGATCATTGACGGTGATGCTGATCGAGGCGGTGGCACTGCCGGCACTGTTGGCACCCGTCACGGTGTAGGTGGCGGTGGCGGTCGCCAGCGTGGGCGTCCCCGTGATCACCCCCGAGCTGGCGTTGAGGGCCAGGCCTGCGGGAAGCGCCGGGCTGACGGAATAGGAATCGATGCTGCCGCCACTGTGGGTGGGGTTGTTGGCCGGTATGGCCGTCCTGGTGGTGTACACGGCGGGGTTGGAGCTGTAGACGAGGCCTGTGGGCGCCTCGGCCACATCCTTGCAGCCCGTGACCAGCATGGCCAGCCCGAGCAGCATTGCCGACAGCCCACACCGGACCCGTTGCATAAATACCTCAATCAGCGGAAGACGACATCACCCAGAAGGATATCCCAAGTGGGCAGCCAGCCCAGTCTCAGTGGGTCACCCATTCGCTTTTCCGGACCAGTCGCGGCTCCGGGCCCGGGCTGAGCTGCATGATGTAGCAGCCCTTGGAGGCGTACCGCTGACCCGGTCCGAAGCTCAACCGGAGGTAGTCCGGAAGCACCTGGTCGCGCTGCATCCCGATGCGGTCCATGAAATTATCCCGGTAATAGTTTCGATCCATGTCCATGAGCCCCTGGATCAGGATCTGGATCATCGAGTAGGTCCGGGTGGCGATGCGGGTCTCGGGGTTCCGGTTCGTGAAGCCCGCGAACAAGCTGTTGGCGTACTTGGAGACATTTGGTTCCACCTGGGGATCCCGATACGGGTAGGTCAGCCAGGTGAAGGGCCTCGCCTGCTCGGGCAATTTGTAAATCTGCGCGCCAAGGCGACTGGATGCCAGGAACACGAACTTGGGCATCTCAGGGCGGCCCGCCAGGTCCCCAAGGGCCTCAAAGCAGCTCGCATCCGTCCACAGCAGGACCGCGGTGGGTTGCTCCCGCTGCAGGATGGCGCCCAACGTTACCGCATCCACTTGCTCTCCCTTGCCGAGGCGGATTTGCTTGGCCACCCCAAGTCCCAGTTCCTGCCAGGTCTCCCGGAAGCCAGCGGAGAGATCGCGGCCCTCCGGGCCCTCCTGGACGATCTGCAGGACACGTTCAGTAGCCGCGCGTTCGTCCAGGCTCTGGAGGTACCTGGCGGCCGCCTGGCCCTCCTGGTAGTAACCCTTGGAGAAGTACTGGGTGTACCAGTCGGTCTCAGAGACCACCGGCAGGTCGGTGAGGGGGAAGAGGCAGGGCAGCCTGTGGTTCTCACAGAAGGTGTGGATGGGTCTCCACTCTCCGTAGGAAATCCCGCCCAGCAGCGCGAACACGGGTTCCTTTGCCAGGTAGGCCGACAGCTGCCGGTCCCAGGTTTCGGGCGCGCCCTTCAGCCGCCAGACCGACAACGACAGCTTCCGGTAGGCACCGCTCATTTCACTGCCGCCGGGCGCGAGGTACATCCGGTTGCCGAACCCACTGGAGAGCTGGTTGTGCCGGGCCACATAGTTGTTCATGGGCGCGAGCATGGCCTCCTGATCTTCGGGGCGGACTTCCTCCGTGATGACCGTGGCGAACCGGATGGTGGTGGCATCCACGCCGGGGGACCACTCCGCCGACAGGTTTCTCAGGTAATGGACCAGGACGGCCATGTCCTTGTCCTTGAGTTCATAGCGTGGCATGGCCGCGTGCAGCTCGTAGCCGGAGGGATCGATGCCGACGCGGATGACGCGGGCCAGCGCCGGATCCGTGTAGGCAGGCCGAGCCTGCGGGTTCTGGAGCTTCAGCTCGGCCCGCTCTTCAGGACTGAGGTTGGGGAATTTCCAGTACCTCGGCTGGGCAAGCTTGGCGCCATTGGTGGGTAGGGTCACGATGCCCCCTTCCCAGGACCCAAGCCCCCCGCGCAGGTGGCAGCTCGCGCAGCTGAACGAGGTACCTGCCACGGGCACATCCGTGCTGACGACGGACTGCATGGGCTCACCCGAGGGGAGGATGCCTTCCCGGTACATGCGCTCACCCAGGGCCAGGGCCTTGGCTTCAGGAAGGCCCGCGATGGTCTTCGGCTTCTTGTCCCGCGCCAGAGCGGGCGGCGCCAGCAGCAGGCTGAGGCCCAGGATCCCGGCCAGGATCCGCCCGAAGGAGTTCGACCACCCCGCCCCGCTCACAGGATCCCCACTTTCTTGCATTCATCCATGAACTCGGAGGAGCTCATCAGGCCGAAAAGGCGCACCCACTGCCCGGTCTTGGGATCCCGGATCAGGGTCAGGGGGTAGTGCAGCATCTTGTTGGGGATGTAGGCATTGAAGGCGTGCATCACCTTGTCGATGTCCTCCCGCTTTCCGGTGAGGAAATCCCAGCCTGGCTTGGCGCGGTACCGCTTGAGGTAGTCGCGCATCACCTTGGGCGTATCGTTCTCCGGATCGATGGAGATGGAGATGAGACGGGCCTTCGCGGCCTGGCCCGGCAGTTTCAGCTGGAGGTTGGCGTAGCCCGCCGACAGGACGGGGCAGATGGTCGTGCAGGTCCCGAAGATGAAGTCGACGATGATGGGGTCGTTGGTCTCCAGCAGGGTCTTCAGCTTCACCTTGGTCCCATCCTGGTTCACCAGGGTGACATCGGGCACGGTGTAGGCCTCGATGGTCCGTTTGACGGGGGGAGGCGCCTGGGCCGAGAGGCTGCTGGCCAGGGCGGCGCAGATTCCAAACAGCAATCCGGCCGTGTGCCACATGCGTCGAGTCATGCCTGGTTCCTCCCGATGATCGCCTGGTGAATGACGGCCGCAGGATGAGGGCCGACGACCGTGGACTGATTTTACGCAGCCCCCGCGGAATCCGTTCAATTCCCGGAGCGGAACCCGGCCCAGATGCAAACGGCCCGCCGAAGCGGGCCGTTCTGGACTACATGGTTCTACTACCTACAGGTCCTCGCCGTCGATCTCGGTCATGCCCTGGAGCTCTTCGACGTGCTGGGCCATGCGGGCGTATTCGTCGTCGAAGTCCTCGCCACCCTGGAACTCGTTGAGGCTGGGCTCGGGGTACTCGCCCTCCTCGATGTCGAGGTTCCGGTAGTGGGCCATGCCGGTGCCGGCGGGGATCAGGCGGCCCAGGATCACGTTCTCCTTGAGCCCGCGCAGGTAGTCCACGCGGCCTTCGAGGGCGGCCTCGGTGAGGACGCGGGTGGTCTCCTGGAAGCTGGCGGCCGAGATGAAGCTTTCGGACGTGAGCGCGGCCTTGGTGATGCCCAGCAGCAGGGGCTCACAGGTGGCGGGCTGGCCGCCATCCTTGAGGGCCTGCTCGTTGATCTCCTTGAAGCGGTGCTTGTCGACCTTCTCCTCGACGATGAGCGGGGTGTCGCCCACGTCGGTGATGAGGACCCAGCGCAGCATCTGGCGGATGATCACCTCGATGTGCTTGTCGTTGATGACCACGCCCTGGGCCCGGTAGACCTCCTGGACCTCGTTGACGAGGAAGGCCTGGAGGGCACGATCGCCCTGGACCTTGAGGAGATCGTGGGGGCTGACGGCACCCTCGGTGAGCTTCTCGCCGGCGCGGATCTCGTCGCCGTCCTGCACCTGGATGTGCTTGCCGCGGGGGATGAGGTACTCGCCCTTCTCGCCCGTCTCCGACTCCACGACCACCTTCTGGTTGCCGCGGACCCGGTTGCCGTACTTCGCGATGCCGGTGACTTCGCTGATGATGGCGGGTTCCTTGGGCTTGCGGCCTTCGAAGAGCTCGGTCACGCGCGGCAGGCCGCCCGTGATGTCGCTGGTCTTGGCCTGCTGGCGGCTGGTCTTGGCGATGACGTCGCCGGGCAGCAGCTCCTGGCCCTCTTCCACTTCGATGTAGGCGCCGGTGGGGATGTTGTAGCGCTTGAGCACCTTGTGGTTGTCCCCCTTGATGTTGATGTGGGGGTGGATCTTGTCGTCGGTGGGATCGATGACCTTCTTGCGGAAGTTGCCGGAGATCGGATCCTTCTCTTCCTGGTAGGAGACGTTGACTTCGAATTCCTTGAAGTCGGCGACGCCACCCACTTCGGTGAGGAGCACGTCGTTGTACGGATCCCACTCGGCCATCACGGTGCGGGGTTCGACCGCTTCCTTGTCCTTGACCCTGAGAATGGCGCCGGAGGTGATCTTGTAGCGCTCACGCTCGTTGCCGTCCTCGTCGGTGACGAGGATGTAGCCGTTCCGCGTGAGGGCCACGGTCTCGCCCTTGCGGTTGACGACGGTCTTCTTCTGGTCCTTGGTGTTGTCCAGGCCCTCGTAGCGCACGATGCCCGCGATCTGGGCCTCGTGGGTGCTCTTTTCGGAGGTGCGGCTGGCCGCGCCACCGACGTGGAAGGTTCGCATGGTGAGCTGGGTGCCGGGCTCGCCGATGGACTGGGCGGCGATGACGCCGACCGCCTCGCCGAGGTCCACCAGGCGGCCGGTGCTGAGGTTCAGGCCATAGCACTTGGCGCAGATGCCCCGGCGGGCCTCGCAGGTGAGGGTGGAGCGGATCTTGACCTTGGGGATGCCGCTGGTCTCGATCGTGAACGCCAGTTCCTCGGAGAGGAGGGTGCCGGCGGGGGCGATGGTCTTGGCGGCATCGTAGGGATCCACGATGTCCTCGAGGCAGACGCGGCCCATGATGCGGTCGCGCAGGCGGGACCGGATGGTGCCGTCGCTGTTGACGATGGCCTCGACCTCGATGCCGTTGATGGTCTCGCAGTCATCCTCGTTGACGATGACGTCCTGGGCCACGTCCACCAGCTTGCGGGTGAGGTAGCCGGAGTCGGCCGTCTTCAGCGCGGTATCCGCGAGGCCCTTGCGGGCGCCGTGGGTCGAGATGAAGTAGTCGAGGACGGAGAGGCCTTCCTTGAAGTTGGCCGTGATCGGGGTCTCGATGATGTCGCCGCTGGGGCGGGCCATGAGGCCGCGCATGCCGGCAACCTGGCGGATCTGGGTCTTGGAACCACGGGCGCCGGAGTCGGCCAGGATGTAGATCGAGTTCAGGAACTCGCCGGTCTCGTTGCGCTTTTCCAGTTCCTTCATCATGTCGCCAGCCACCTGGTCGCTGGTCTTGCCCCAGACTTCCAGGATGCGGTTGTAGCGCGTGGAGGCGTCGAGGCGGCCCTCGTAGGATTCCTTTTCGATGGCGCGGACTTCATCCGAGGCGGTCTTGAGGAGCTTGGCCTTGGAATCGGGCACGACGAGATCGTCGATGCCCACGGACACGCCGGCCTTCATGGCCCACATGAACCCGGTGTCCTTCATGGCATCCAGCATGCGGATCGTGACTTCCGGTCCGTTCAGCTTGTAGGCGCGGTTCACGAGGGAGAGCAGGCCCTCCTTCTTGAGCAGGCCGTTGATGAAGGGCACTTCCTCGGGCAGGCTGCGGTTGAAGAGCACGCGGCCCACGGTGGTGGTCTTGAGCTGATTCTTCACGGTCTCGGCGGGCGCCTCGAAGACCTCCTGCTCGGAGTTCTTCTTGGGATCCTTCGCATGCCAGGCCTCGGTGTCCACCCACTCGCCGGTGTGGCGGATCTGGATGATGGCGTGGGTATCGACCACGCCGGCCTCGTGGGCCGACACCACGTCATTGACGTTGGCGAAGACCATGCCCTCACCCCGGCGGCCGATGCGCTTCTTGGTCAGGTAGTAGCCACCCAGCACGATGTCCTGGGAGGGCACCACGTTGGGGCGGCCGTTGGCGGGGTTGAGGATGTTCTGGGTGGACATCATCAGCACCTTGGCCTCGATCTGGGCCATGGGGCTGAGGGGGACGTGCACGGCCATCTGGTCGCCGTCGAAGTCGGCGTTGAAGGCGGTGCAGACGAGGGGATGCAGGCGGATGGCCTTGCCTTCGACCAGCACGGGCTGGAAGGCCTGGATGCCAAGACGGTGCAGGGTCGGGGCGCGGTTCAGCAGAACCGGGTGGTCCTTGATGACCTCTTCCAGCACGTCCCAGACCTCGGGACGGCCCTCCTCGACCATCTCCTTGGCCTGGCGGATGGTGGCCGCGTAGCCCTTGTGCTCGAGCCGGTTAAAGATGAAGGGCTTGAAGAGCTCCAGCGCCATCTTCTTGGGCAGGCCGCACTGGTGCAGCTTGAGGTCGGGGCCCACCACGATGACGGAGCGGCCCGAGTAGTCCACGCGCTTGCCGAGCAGGTTCTGGCGGAACCGGCCCTGCTTGCCCTTGAGGGCGTCGCTGAGGGACTTGAGGGGGCGGTTGCTGACGCCACGAAGGAGGCGGCCGCGCTTGCCGTTCTCGAAGAGCGCGTCGACCGCTTCCTGCAGCATGCGCTTTTCGTTGCGCACGATGACGTCGGGGGCCTTGAGCTCGAGGAGCTTCTTGAGGCGGTTGTTCCGGTTGATGACGCGGCGGTACAGGTCATTGAGGTCGGAGGTGGCGAAACGGCCGCCGTCGAGGGGCACCAGGGGGCGCAGCTCGGGGGGCAGCACGGGCACCACGTCCAGGATCATCCACTCGGGCTTGTTGCCGGAGCGGTGGAAGGACTCGGCCACCTTGAGGCGCTTGGCGACCTTGCTGCGCTTCTGGGTGGAGGTTTCCTTCTTCATCAGGTCGCGGAGCTCGATGGTGAGGGCTTCGATGTCGACCTGCTTGAGCAGCTCCTTGATGGCCTCGGCGCCCATCTGGGCCTTGAAGCCTTCGCCGTGCAGGCTGCGGTACTCGCGGTACTTGTCCTCGTTGAGGATCTCGCCTTCCTTCAGGGTGGTGCCGCCGCTCTCGGTGACCGTGTAGGCCTCGAAGTAGAGCACGCGCTCCAGGTCCTTGAGGGGGATGTCCAGCAGGTAGCCGATGCGGCTGGGGACGCCCTTGAAGAACCACACGTGGCTGACGGGGCTCGCCAGCTGGATGTGGCCCATGCGCTCGCGGCGCACGGACTTCTTGGTGACTTCGACGCCGCACTTGTCGCAGGTAACGCCTTTGAACTTCTGCCGCTTGTACTTGCCGCAGAGGCATTCCCAGTCGTTCACGGGCCCGAAGATGCGGGCGCAGAAGAGGCCGTCGCGCTCGGGCTTCAGGCTGCGGTAGTTGATGGTCTCGGGCTTGGTGACTTCGCCCTTGGACCAGGAACGCATCTTGTCCGGGCTGGCCAGGGACACCCGGATGCATTCATAGGCGTTGATGTTCTGCTGCTCTGGATACATGTGGACCTCTCAAGTATTCGTCGGAAACGGAAGCGGAAACGAGATCAGCCCTCGATGGAGAAGGCAGCGGGTTCTTCTTCCGCCATGGCCGGGTCCAGCTCTTCGCGGGTGAGCATCTCGACATCGATGCACAGCGCGTTGAGTTCCTTCTTGACGACGTTGAAGCTCTCGGGGAGGCCGGGATCCTTGATGGTCTCGCCCTTGATGATGGCCTGGTAGATCTGGGTGCGGCCGTGCATGTCGTCGGACTTGTAGGTGAGGAGTTCCTGCAGCACGTGGGCCGCGCCGTAGGCTTCCAGCGCCCAGACTTCCATCTCGCCGAAGCGCTGGCCACCGAACTGGGCCTTGCCGCCGAGGGGCTGCTGGGTGATGAGGCTGTAGGGCCCAATGCTCCGGGCGTGGATTTTGTTGTCGACGAGGTGGTGCAGCTTGAGCATGTAGACGCAGCCCACGTTCACGGGCTGCTCGAAGGCCTCGCCGGTCATGCCGTCATAGAGCCGGGTCTTGCCGGTGACGTCGGG contains these protein-coding regions:
- a CDS encoding ABC transporter substrate-binding protein yields the protein MQESGDPVSGAGWSNSFGRILAGILGLSLLLAPPALARDKKPKTIAGLPEAKALALGERMYREGILPSGEPMQSVVSTDVPVAGTSFSCASCHLRGGLGSWEGGIVTLPTNGAKLAQPRYWKFPNLSPEERAELKLQNPQARPAYTDPALARVIRVGIDPSGYELHAAMPRYELKDKDMAVLVHYLRNLSAEWSPGVDATTIRFATVITEEVRPEDQEAMLAPMNNYVARHNQLSSGFGNRMYLAPGGSEMSGAYRKLSLSVWRLKGAPETWDRQLSAYLAKEPVFALLGGISYGEWRPIHTFCENHRLPCLFPLTDLPVVSETDWYTQYFSKGYYQEGQAAARYLQSLDERAATERVLQIVQEGPEGRDLSAGFRETWQELGLGVAKQIRLGKGEQVDAVTLGAILQREQPTAVLLWTDASCFEALGDLAGRPEMPKFVFLASSRLGAQIYKLPEQARPFTWLTYPYRDPQVEPNVSKYANSLFAGFTNRNPETRIATRTYSMIQILIQGLMDMDRNYYRDNFMDRIGMQRDQVLPDYLRLSFGPGQRYASKGCYIMQLSPGPEPRLVRKSEWVTH
- a CDS encoding SCO family protein, with product MTRRMWHTAGLLFGICAALASSLSAQAPPPVKRTIEAYTVPDVTLVNQDGTKVKLKTLLETNDPIIVDFIFGTCTTICPVLSAGYANLQLKLPGQAAKARLISISIDPENDTPKVMRDYLKRYRAKPGWDFLTGKREDIDKVMHAFNAYIPNKMLHYPLTLIRDPKTGQWVRLFGLMSSSEFMDECKKVGIL
- the rpoC gene encoding DNA-directed RNA polymerase subunit beta' — encoded protein: MYPEQQNINAYECIRVSLASPDKMRSWSKGEVTKPETINYRSLKPERDGLFCARIFGPVNDWECLCGKYKRQKFKGVTCDKCGVEVTKKSVRRERMGHIQLASPVSHVWFFKGVPSRIGYLLDIPLKDLERVLYFEAYTVTESGGTTLKEGEILNEDKYREYRSLHGEGFKAQMGAEAIKELLKQVDIEALTIELRDLMKKETSTQKRSKVAKRLKVAESFHRSGNKPEWMILDVVPVLPPELRPLVPLDGGRFATSDLNDLYRRVINRNNRLKKLLELKAPDVIVRNEKRMLQEAVDALFENGKRGRLLRGVSNRPLKSLSDALKGKQGRFRQNLLGKRVDYSGRSVIVVGPDLKLHQCGLPKKMALELFKPFIFNRLEHKGYAATIRQAKEMVEEGRPEVWDVLEEVIKDHPVLLNRAPTLHRLGIQAFQPVLVEGKAIRLHPLVCTAFNADFDGDQMAVHVPLSPMAQIEAKVLMMSTQNILNPANGRPNVVPSQDIVLGGYYLTKKRIGRRGEGMVFANVNDVVSAHEAGVVDTHAIIQIRHTGEWVDTEAWHAKDPKKNSEQEVFEAPAETVKNQLKTTTVGRVLFNRSLPEEVPFINGLLKKEGLLSLVNRAYKLNGPEVTIRMLDAMKDTGFMWAMKAGVSVGIDDLVVPDSKAKLLKTASDEVRAIEKESYEGRLDASTRYNRILEVWGKTSDQVAGDMMKELEKRNETGEFLNSIYILADSGARGSKTQIRQVAGMRGLMARPSGDIIETPITANFKEGLSVLDYFISTHGARKGLADTALKTADSGYLTRKLVDVAQDVIVNEDDCETINGIEVEAIVNSDGTIRSRLRDRIMGRVCLEDIVDPYDAAKTIAPAGTLLSEELAFTIETSGIPKVKIRSTLTCEARRGICAKCYGLNLSTGRLVDLGEAVGVIAAQSIGEPGTQLTMRTFHVGGAASRTSEKSTHEAQIAGIVRYEGLDNTKDQKKTVVNRKGETVALTRNGYILVTDEDGNERERYKITSGAILRVKDKEAVEPRTVMAEWDPYNDVLLTEVGGVADFKEFEVNVSYQEEKDPISGNFRKKVIDPTDDKIHPHINIKGDNHKVLKRYNIPTGAYIEVEEGQELLPGDVIAKTSRQQAKTSDITGGLPRVTELFEGRKPKEPAIISEVTGIAKYGNRVRGNQKVVVESETGEKGEYLIPRGKHIQVQDGDEIRAGEKLTEGAVSPHDLLKVQGDRALQAFLVNEVQEVYRAQGVVINDKHIEVIIRQMLRWVLITDVGDTPLIVEEKVDKHRFKEINEQALKDGGQPATCEPLLLGITKAALTSESFISAASFQETTRVLTEAALEGRVDYLRGLKENVILGRLIPAGTGMAHYRNLDIEEGEYPEPSLNEFQGGEDFDDEYARMAQHVEELQGMTEIDGEDL